GTGGCCACAGGGATACCAGAGCGAGGGCTGGACCCACGCTGGAAGTCCCTTCTGTTTTCCTGGCCTGGGATATGAGGAGCAACACCAGAGCCCGAGTCCTGGTTCCCATTTCTGGCCTGGCCTAGGGCTCTCTTAAGTGCGCCTGACCCTAAGGGGGTTATGTGTGGGCAAGAGTCATTCCTATCCCTCCCATTCCTTCCGGTAAGTGTAAATTCATGCCTCTGAGGGAAATTGACTCTATCGGTTCAGCCTGTTCCCTTCTAGTACCCCGACTCCTGGGAGAAGCACAGAAGAGAATTCTGTTTCCTGAGAGCCTGTGAAGTGTCAGTCACATTTGCACTTTGAATCTTCCCTGCAGTCTGGTGTCCCATTGTTATAGActaggaaaccaaggctcagagaaattcaTCTGTCCCTCTCAGCAAACAGCAGAGAGAGGATGCAAACTcaggtctatctgactccaaagcccatgtaAGGATAAACAGTAATCATGGTAAACATCTGACTAAAAATACCTCACAGAATCCACTGAAAGTCTTAATAACTTAGGTGACAACTGAGAAAAAACTGACAGAACAATTGTTAGTTCCTGATAAGGTAGGAGGAAATTGGTCTTTACAATCCAGAACTGAAAGCTCGGGCACTGATCAATGTTTCTATTTGTCTCTTCAGAGAAAAGCCACCTCCCCTGGTCTTGGAGGCATCTATCAAGTGTCAGAGTGTGCTCTAGAGGCAACACAGTCTGTGAGTACAGAACGTCAAGTAAATTGGGCTTAACCACCACTGCAGTTCCGTGAACCAGTCGACCTGGTTGTTATAGGGTTTTAGGTACTGGATCTGTAGTATTTTGAAGTTGAGATGTTTTTACCCTTGGGAGGAGAGTACGCCATTTTGGCTCAGTGTTAAATTATGTTTTCTTGGTATCCTTCCTTCACTTGAAGCTTCAGGGACACTCTTTGTGTCTGAACTCATGGTTGTGGTTGGAAAGAATGTGAAGTATTCACATCTCAGTTCCTACAGCTCAGCTGGGCTGGCACTGAGTCCTGCTGGAATTCCATCGTCTGTTCCAGCAGCAGGGGGGCCTGACCCTCCTGCTTACAGAGTGAAAACCATCACTGGAGTTCTGAAACATACATTTGGTTAGATCGGGTTCCAAAACATTTGAAGGGATTTGTTCCCATTTTCCACCAATGTTTCTCTGTAAAAACATAGTGATGAGTTTTTCATCCTTATGATAAAGTACTCTTTAATTCATGAACCCAGGGAATCTTTTGGAACTTGGAAGGGCTGGAATTCTGAGGAAAGGAACTCCAGCATGTTGCTGCGATAGTTtgcttaatttttgtttgtaCGTAATGTGCTACTAGCCAGGATTCAGAGTATACTAGAATTAATAACAACTAAGAATATTCTACTTCTAGTACAAATAGAAGTTGTTAGGCTTAGATGCCTCCAACACGTGCTGGATTTTGGTCACACTAATCTTCCTGATGTTCACAGTGTTGGAATCACAGATGCCAGTCTTACCTCTGGTGTTTCCTTTTATGCAGACAAATGAAGCCTCCTTGGCTTTCTGCAATTCTGATGTAGCTGTATTTTCTGAAACCTATGTTTGTTTACTTACATACTTACTTACATAGTTGATGACCAATAAATAGTTGTGGCATTGTCATATGCATTCATGTCAGTTAAATGATATTAGACCTCCAATTTTGCAGTAACTGGGCATAAAGCAGCTTTGGAAAAAATTGGCTTCAAATCTATATGCAAGGTGAAAGGGGAAGAAGTTTCATAAAAgtgtaaatattatcatttattcCTCCCAGTGGAATTTGCTGGCCGGTGGTTTGGTTTTTCCCTCTGGGTATGGTGGTAGAAATGACGACGTCTGCCTGTGCTCCTTCTGAGCATTGAGTAAGCATGTAGTCGTATTCCAGCTGTGGTTTGAGACTTGGCTCTTTTGCCATTTGCACTCCTGTGCCTGCACACCTGCCACGACCCACTCTCCAGCCATGCATGAAGTCTGTCCTTGGAGGATGTTTTGTGTTCCGCTCAGCTATAAACATAAATCTTTCTATTCACTCCAGTTGCCAGTGTTTTGCACTATAGGAGAACCAGTCCTCCAAGGGAAGGCTTTTGCCAACCAGCTGACTCGCAGCATGACAAAATGAAATCTGCTCGTAGTCTTCTCATCTTtgggagaaaagaaatgtttcatCTTCCTAATAATTTAGCAGAGCACAGTTCAAAAGAATGATTCTCATTGTTCCACTGTGCCTTGCCATTGCTGGTAATCTGTGCTGACGAGTGCCATTGTCTGCTTTTGAACCCCAAAACAATGGTCATTAGCCCTTCCCTCTACCTAATCCTTATCTTTCTACTCCAACTAGAATGGTCCTTTTGTGACCTTTCATGTTCCTGTAATGCTTTAGCATTTACAGAGCGTTTTCACCTACATGCTTTtttgtgaggtaggtattatcagttttagaaataaggaaacaagCATAAGGCGAGATGGAGACTTACCTAAACGACAGTCCTATTATGTGGCCAAGCTGAGCTTTCAAGCAGGACCTCCGCCTCCTACATTAGTGCTTCATTCCGTCTCACCTCTGGCTCACAAAGGCAGCCTGGTGGAGGTGTCCTGACAGCACTAGGATATAAAATCTAACCTGCTAATAGCCGCTTTTCCTTCTAGGCAGAGAACATCCCTAAGGACCTCTACATAGAAGTATATCCGGGGACCTATTCCGTCACTGTGGGTGCAAATGACTTAACCAGGAAGACTCATGTGGTAGCAGTTGATTCAGGACAAAGTGTGGACTTGGTCTTCCCCATGTGATGTTGACCATCACAGTCATCATATCACCTTTTTTTTAAGTAGCAAGAAGAATAAAGCCACTATATTATTCTCTTAATATTTACACGTTAATCCTGCTTTTGGTACCGACTGTAGAGGGTGAGCCTTCCTGGGACCTGGAGTTCATCTCTTTAAGTGCCTATTTTAACTTGAAAGTATAGAAGTCCCTCCACCCTCTTTTGCCTGAAGGTAATAATGTAATGATGCTGTCTGGATAGTTTTTATTGCTTGCTTTCCAAGTAAAGGTTAATTATGATAATAAAGGGAGCtatttggaaataaagagaattcctttttattggtATTAAGAGGTGAAACCAAACGTCGCTCATGTACAACTGTAGGCTTTATGAAAAGATGGCAGAGAGGCTGGGGACACATTTGTCCAAAGCAGGCCGACCAGCCCTGCAGCTTCTGTGGAAGAGGCATCCCCAAGCAGATCTCACCAGGCCCCTGGCAGGGAGCCCTGGCCAGGGCCGCCACACTCCTGTGCTCCCTGCTGCCACTCATCTGCAGGGAAGTCAATGGGGTGAAGATGCTGCTGCTTATTCAACTATCATCTATAGCCCGTACTCTACCTCCTTCCGTCGAAGGTTTTGTCGGCCACTTTGTAACTCTTCCTCAGGTATCTACCACCACTACTCTTTAGCTtcctgtaagagaaaaaaatactgagagTCTTATGCCGACTATAATTTTAAGGATCAAAAATCACTGATTTTAAAGAGTCGCTGATGTGTCCTAAACTTCTTTAAGCTACTCCACCAACAGTCTTGCTGCATCTCTCAGTTTAGGTGCCTGGTGATTCATCTCCTTTGAACATAACAGGTCTTTCTTCAGGAAAAATGCCAGTATTTTATATGATAAGGAGAGctatattattagtattatttttaaagattttattttttccttttcctccccaaagccccccggtacatagttgtatattcttcattgtgggtccttctagttgtggcatgtgggacactgcctcagcctggtttgatgagcagtgccatgtccacgcccaggattcgaaccaatgaaacactgggccgcctgcagcagagcgcacaaacttaaccactcggccatggggccagccccaaggagagTTACATTAGCATTCCTAGTGAGGAAGACTCCCACGGACAGAGGGCCTAGTAAAGCAGACCCATCCCCATCACCAGGGTAGAGGGTCATTTAAACGGGGATCCTTGCACCCCCCGCCTCCCCAAGAAGCCTATGATGAACTTCATGATTTCTGTAAACCTCTGAAATTGTATGCAAAATTGCGGGTATGTACCTTTTCCTGGGAATAGGGTCCATGGGTTTTATCATCCTCAAAAGGGGTGTGACCCCAAAAGGTCAAAGAACCATCTAAGGAGCCCTTACAGAGCCCCTCCAGCCACTCTGTTTTACCTAGATCCTCAGGGCTTTTAGACTAAGGGGAATTCTGGTCCCTCTGATATGTCGTACCTGGCTCAGTTTTCTGCGTTCAGCTTTTGGCAGGACCTGCAGTGGCTTCATGTCGGTTGCTTCCAGGACCAGCTCCTTGGTGCTCCCCACCACTGTAGTTTGTTGCTGTGGTTTGTTGCCCTTTTCTTTCTGGATGTTGCCACCTCTTGTTCCTAAACAGCAAAATTCAGTTATGTTAAATATGCCAGCATTTTGATGAGATGAGTTGTGATGACTTAAGTAGAACTGCATGAAGGATCACAGACTTTATTAACTATCTGTAAGCTCCAAGCATTGTTCTCtgtctttaaagagaaataaagtttgTTAGTCATTTCTGGCCATGGTGCTTTTGGAAAAGGTTATATCTGATAACCAGATTTGGAATTGAGTGGGAGAAGTTATCAGACACGTTTTTCAAAACAGCCAGTAGGGGAAGCAAAGGTAAGCAACCACCACCAGTCGAAGGAGCTTATAAATCACACTGATCACAAAGAAGAGATAGTAACATGATGGGAACACAAGTTTTAAGAGGTTGAATGgggcaaaacaaaaataatgggAGATGCGACTTCCTGAGGAATAGGGCAGTaacataaaaaaggaaggaacacttcGAAAGAATCCATCCCCTCCctgacttttaaaactacagattgAATCCTGTTTCAGTCCTAAGCAAGGGAGGAGGGCAACGTGACTGCCGGCAGCCAGCAAACTGGTTCTTCAGGATCCAGGATCATTAGGTTAGGATCATACAGTGACCTCACTGCCTGTAACTAAAGTAACAAAGTGTGGAGGGCACAGGGACCCACCCAAGAGCCTAACTCCTAAGAGGCAGAGCCTGAGAAGACGGTCAAGTGTCGGTACTTGATGGCTATCAAGCACAGTTAGGAGAAGCAGAGCAGCACGTTTCCCTAAAAGGACACAAAATCTGGAGCGGGGTAAGGAAAGCTCTGGTGTTTGCTGTGGTTTCCAGCCCTGGCACACACGTGGTTTTATGCACTTCACCCTCACTGATGGCACTCAATACCCCATCTATGACAAGGGCTGGGGGTGGCCCCTTTCCCCACACCCCATCTCAGGCATTTTCTCCATAGCTTTGGGCACGGAATTGGGACCTGGCAGAGGGCAGGTCCATTGATTCTTGGGGTTTAGCTCCAAAAATCAGCCTTTGCATGGAGCATAACAAATGATCCAGTACCTAAAGGAGAGCCAGACCAAGTGTCTGAAGCCaattattagaatttattttgggggccagctctgtggccgagtggttaagttcacacgctccgctgcggcagcccagggttcggatcctgggcgcagacatggcaccgctcatcaggccacattgaggcggcgtcccacatcccacaactagaaggacctgcaactaagatatacaactatgtacggggggggtttggggagataaagcaaaaaaaagaagattgacaacagttgttagctcaggtgccaatctttaaaaaaaaaaaattattaaaaaaaatttattttggggggaaaaaaccttTAGAGTGGATCTGTTTAAATACGGTGATGGGGAGAGAGACTGAATGTTAAATGTAGGTGGCTGGACAATGGAGATAAGCACAGCGCAGGCTTAAGGCCAAGGAAATTTGGACTGGATCAGGTTTGGAACGAGTCTAGATAAATGCTATGCAGCAAGCCACAGCAGTGGGAAGGCAGGCTGGGTACCTGGGGCAGGTCTGACCACCATGGCCCCTCTAGTTACCCCACTGGCCTTCCTCTCCCTGAGGCTGGGCCTGGTGCCGTCTCAGTTGCTCTCTTTTGGATAGGTACAGCTTTTCTTTGTCCAGTCTGTCCTGAAGCAGGAGGCAGTGGAAGCTATGGAGAACTCTTAGATTTCGGCACCATTTTCTTCATATTATCGCTTGTTGGGTGGGCATATCTAGTAGAAACAGCTGTTTCCAAGTGGCTTCTGCCAACGCCTCCCACTTGAAATAGGAGTGACCTATTTTACAGAAGCCCAGGAACCTCCACCACTCTAAGGTAAAGAAGTTTAGGGACGGCTGCAGATTGCCAGCGACAGTAACACGGCCTCCCCCTTAGTTGTAAAGGATGAGCAGCACAGTGCAGTGCGCTGGTTCTTCCCACTAACTTACTGACGGGCCCACCTGGACAGGAGGGCCCGATGACCAATTTTAAAGACCAGTTTCTGTGCTCCTTGGGGCATTGAAGACTCTAATCAACACCTGGAGGCATTTTGACTATTCATCTAGAGGAAAATTAGGGCTTCCGAGAAAAAAGGTGGGGAGCAGAACAGACAGTGGCAGTGCCCTGCCAGTGGAGACTAGTGAAGAAAGAAGACAATTGTAGACAATTGTTAAATGAGAATGCAAACCTTAGCACAAAGATCAGCCCGTCCTTTCTTGCTGGGCTTTATTGCTTAAATGGAAACCTACCATTTCCTTCTTATCACAGCCTCCCCTTCAACATGACCACACTCATAAGTGTTACTGCCAATCCCAGCACAGTGGACGTGTGCATCAGATTCCTAAGAGACATGTGAGAGGGAAGGAGCAGCGGCCTCAGCCCTGCCTTAGAAGAAGGAATACCTGGCTTCCCAGGGTGCGGCTCAGGCCCATTTCTCCTCCAGTACCTCCAATCAGGCTGGCAGAGGCCGCTCTGCCTCCTCGGAGACTTCTCCAGAAGGATGGGGTCTGTGTTGACTGTGCTGTCCACCATCAGCCTCTGGGGGAGGCCCATCTCCAGATCATTCTCCAAATCCTCTTCttcagaagaggaggaggaggaaggaacagcCATAGGAGCTTGCACTGCTACTTCCTCCTCTTTAGGACCCTCTAGGGGCAAAAGCTGTGCTGTGGGCTTCAGCTCTGCCTCTGGACGTTCTGTGGCTGTGACCCCTGAGGTCCTGGTGAGAGGCCACCAGGTGGGTCCAACCaaggggcagcagcagaggcGGCCCTGGCACAGCAGCTGGCAGCAGGCGTAGGGGTGGCAGGGAGGGCACAGGAACGGAGTGCCCAGAGGAAGCCCGTTGGAGACATATCCAGTGACCGGCCCTAGCAGAGGGCAGCAAGGGGCCCAGAGGAGGGGACTGGGGTGCTCCCTGGTGAAAGGCTTGTGCAGCCTCTCCACAGCCTTCTTCCAGACAGCTGGGGGCACCCACCTGACCCCACCTAGAGGCACTGGGGCTATCTTGCCATTCCAGAAGTGAActgtaatttcttcttcttttgatgcTACATAACAGAAAAGAGCAACATTTTGTTATAATTATCTCTCCTATAGCATGGCATAAGGGTTCTCTTAACCCAAAAAGCAAAACCTCAGTTGAGCCCCTTtgctctgcctgcctgcctgcctgctcatGCGCACCTCTCCCAGGAGAGCCTGCCAGGAACATTCCCTCACCTGCTCCATATTTACCACCGCTTCCTGGTGTACTTGCACGTGCCTCCCTGTCTCAGTTTTCATGTCAAAACTAAAATGCATCCTCAGgttgaggaagggaaagagaagccTCCTTCTGTCATTCTCTGAATTAAAATGATGCTGACTGGCCAGCCCTGCACAACAAGACTGTTCCAGTGCCTGGACAGCTTGGCAGGGGAGGGGTCATGAGTACTGGTGTGACCTTAGGATAACCCCCCCACACCATAGGTTAGCTAACCAATACAGACATGGTAGATTTaggaggccggcccagtggcgcagtggttaagttcgcacattccgcttctcggcggcccggggttcgccagcccagatccggggtgcggacacggcaccacttagcaaaagctatgctgtggtaggcgtcccacgtataaagtagaggaagatgggcatggatgttagctcagggccaggcttcctcagcaaaaaagagaaggactggcagtagttagctcagggctaatcttcctcaaaaaaaaaaaacaagacatggCAGATTTAGGCCATTTGCcctgataaaaaatattttataatctgaaagatatgatctgtgtatctgttgcCACCCCCAGGATTAAGCTGCAAGTGCAGgggtaaggattttttttaatgcctctAACACCCTTAAGCTATAAAGACTTTAGCCCTTTGCTCTCTCCCCTGGCCTGATCACCAGCCTGGCTCCTTctgggggagagaaagagcagCTCCCCTTACCTCTCTTGGGGTCTCTTGCCTCCAAGCCCAAGAGAACAGTGCCAGGGCCATACCGCTGTCGGTCTGGCTCCCAGGGTGCCAGCACCTTGTCCCCAGGTTGCAGTGAGTATTCCATGGACGGCGAGAACTGAATAACATCATCTTCTAAGACCACGCTCTGCTGCTGGGCTGGCAGCTTCGGGCCTGTGACAAGGGGAGCCTCAAATTCCACAAGCAGGGCCCCCTGCCTCTCCAGCTGTGGGCAAGAAAACACTCAGAATAAGATCTGGCACTAGGAGGTACGACAGGGAGCACACAGTTCCCTGTAATGCCCTAGAACCAGGCCCAGCGTCTTCCTCACCAACGGGAGGGCCATCTAGAGAAGGGAC
The Equus caballus isolate H_3958 breed thoroughbred chromosome 7, TB-T2T, whole genome shotgun sequence genome window above contains:
- the C7H11orf16 gene encoding uncharacterized protein C11orf16 homolog isoform X2, which codes for MESSAGPGMPLPKYCSVAPTLRAPAWAGAAPRWDLSFACPFALQAPWLPGHSALTSYAAYPPCLHVADPAWQGLGWLGRVGDAADTWVLARREPDGFYYRAQIKAAPELERQGALLVEFEAPLVTGPKLPAQQQSVVLEDDVIQFSPSMEYSLQPGDKVLAPWEPDRQRYGPGTVLLGLEARDPKRASKEEEITVHFWNGKIAPVPLGGVRWVPPAVWKKAVERLHKPFTREHPSPLLWAPCCPLLGPVTGYVSNGLPLGTPFLCPPCHPYACCQLLCQGRLCCCPLVGPTWWPLTRTSGVTATERPEAELKPTAQLLPLEGPKEEEVAVQAPMAVPSSSSSSEEEDLENDLEMGLPQRLMVDSTVNTDPILLEKSPRRQSGLCQPDWRYWRRNGPEPHPGKPGTRGGNIQKEKGNKPQQQTTVVGSTKELVLEATDMKPLQVLPKAERRKLSQEAKE
- the C7H11orf16 gene encoding uncharacterized protein C11orf16 homolog isoform X1, with the translated sequence MESSAGPGMPLPKYCSVAPTLRAPAWAGAAPRWDLSFACPFALQAPWLPGHSALTSYAAYPPCLHVADPAWQGLGWLGRVGDAADTWVLARREPDGFYYRAQIKAAPELERQGALLVEFEAPLVTGPKLPAQQQSVVLEDDVIQFSPSMEYSLQPGDKVLAPWEPDRQRYGPGTVLLGLEARDPKRASKEEEITVHFWNGKIAPVPLGGVRWVPPAVWKKAVERLHKPFTREHPSPLLWAPCCPLLGPVTGYVSNGLPLGTPFLCPPCHPYACCQLLCQGRLCCCPLVGPTWWPLTRTSGVTATERPEAELKPTAQLLPLEGPKEEEVAVQAPMAVPSSSSSSEEEDLENDLEMGLPQRLMVDSTVNTDPILLEKSPRRQSGLCQPDWRYWRRNGPEPHPGKPGTRGGNIQKEKGNKPQQQTTVVGSTKELVLEATDMKPLQVLPKAERRKLSQVRHIRGTRIPLSLKALRI
- the C7H11orf16 gene encoding uncharacterized protein C11orf16 homolog isoform X3; translation: MESSAGPGMPLPKYCSVAPTLRAPAWAGAAPRWDLSFACPFALQAPWLPGHSALTSYAAYPPCLHVADPAWQGLGWLGRVGDAADTWVLARREPDGFYYRAQIKAAPELERQGALLVEFEAPLVTGPKLPAQQQSVVLEDDVIQFSPSMEYSLQPGDKVLAPWEPDRQRYGPGTVLLGLEARDPKRASKEEEITVHFWNGKIAPVPLGGVRWVPPAVWKKAVERLHKPFTREHPSPLLWAPCCPLLGPVTGYVSNGLPLGTPFLCPPCHPYACCQLLCQGRLCCCPLVGPTWWPLTRTSGVTATERPEAELKPTAQLLPLEGPKEEEVAVQAPMAVPSSSSSSEEEDLENDLEMGLPQRLMVDSTVNTDPILLEKSPRRQSGLCQPDWRNKRWQHPERKGQQTTATNYSGGEHQGAGPGSNRHEATAGPAKS